DNA sequence from the Paenibacillus physcomitrellae genome:
TCTTGGCGAAATAATCGCCATATCCGACCGTGGCCATCGTAGTCAGCACCCAATAAAGCGCGTTAAACCAGTTCGTGAAAGTATCAGGCTCCAGCACAAACGCAATGGTGGCGCTCAGCACCACAAAACCGAGTACCACCAGTACGATGGAGGTTTTGCGGAGCTGGCCCATTTTTGTCATAACCTTAAGCAAGAAAAGCAACCAACTACACCTTCCCTCACTATATCATCCCTAGCGCAGAGCTTCCGGGTGATTTAAATAATCAGGCTGCTTACCGCAAAAGCCGTACCGATGAAGACCATGCACAGCAGTGCTCCTACCGCAATGTTCCCCTGCTTTAGATGATCGGAAATTTTAAGGCCAGGCGTAACCAGTTCAAAGATCCAATAAGAAGCCACCAGGCAGACATATCCGACGGCAAACCATAACATCATGTGCCAAATAGAGGTATTCGTATAAGCGGAAATACCGAGGATAATGGCCGTGCCCAGAAATTTGCCGCCAAAGGCCAGCGCAACCGCTGTGTTGCCTTTTCTAAGCTCATCCATGTCTTTAAATGGCGTGATCAGGCTGAAAATAAACATACCCAGCAGCTGCAGAATAATCATGACTATAACACTTACCACAATATTAACGACAATCGTCAATTAGCCCACCCCCGAAATTTCGCATATGCCAGATCATAATCGGCAAAATCATGTACTTCCTCCAGATTGACGGAGACATTCTTCTCCTTCTCCATCTTAGTATATCTCGCATCGTCAATCGGCTGCTTCACCCGGTTGCCCGAAGGCAGCTCGATGACGGCAAAATTCCGCGTCTTGCCCTGATAAGACGTTTTGTATACCCCGACCAGCTTGACGTCCGTTGTGACAGACACCTTCAGCTGCTCCAGAT
Encoded proteins:
- a CDS encoding DUF350 domain-containing protein, which translates into the protein MTIVVNIVVSVIVMIILQLLGMFIFSLITPFKDMDELRKGNTAVALAFGGKFLGTAIILGISAYTNTSIWHMMLWFAVGYVCLVASYWIFELVTPGLKISDHLKQGNIAVGALLCMVFIGTAFAVSSLII